One stretch of Campylobacter sp. CCS1377 DNA includes these proteins:
- a CDS encoding flagellin: MGFRINTNVAALNAKANADLNSKSLDQSLARLSSGLRINSAADDASGMAIADSLRTQASTLGQAINNGNDAASILQTADKAMDEQLKILDTIKVKATQAAQDGQSAKTRNMLQADINRLMEELDNIANTTSFNGKQLLSGGFINQEFQIGAQSNQSIKASIGATQSSKIGVTRFETGANVMQSGIASMTIKNYNGIDDFKFQDVVISTSVGTGLGALAEEINRVADRTGVRASFNVQTVGGAAVLKGSTSDNFSINGVKIGKIDYESGDKNGSLVASINAVKDTTGVEAALNENGQLVLTSREGRGIKIEGSIGAGSGIAANMYENYGRLSLIKNDGRDIAISGTGFGFENEKLVSQQSVSLRDTKGQISQEIADAMGFNSSNRVGSIRIGVSSMTVLDGTGLSNEKSLLHSAGSGFSAFTISGISHLDMIGQVIDLGPNHSDFATGISAIMKISGGSGNSTFGFSHINSALSMASFSVMYATSGNAGMSFSVAMSKDHGDKLIVVSTVSGWGAGLGILSGETRAENIGTEQTAGVTTLKGAMAVMDVAETAITNLDTIRADLGSIQNQISATINNITVTQVNVKSAESTIRDVDFASESANYSKANILAQSGSYALAQANASQQNVLRLLQ; the protein is encoded by the coding sequence ATGGGATTTCGTATCAACACTAATGTGGCAGCACTTAATGCTAAGGCAAATGCTGATTTAAACAGCAAAAGTTTAGATCAATCTTTGGCAAGACTTAGTTCTGGTCTTCGAATCAACTCTGCAGCAGATGATGCGTCAGGTATGGCTATCGCAGACAGTTTAAGAACTCAAGCTTCTACTTTAGGACAAGCGATTAACAATGGTAATGATGCAGCAAGTATCTTACAAACTGCTGATAAAGCTATGGATGAGCAGTTAAAAATCTTAGATACCATCAAAGTTAAAGCAACTCAAGCAGCACAAGATGGACAAAGTGCTAAAACAAGAAATATGCTTCAAGCTGATATCAATCGTTTGATGGAAGAGCTTGATAACATTGCTAATACTACTTCTTTTAACGGCAAACAACTTCTAAGTGGTGGTTTTATCAATCAAGAATTCCAAATCGGCGCACAATCAAATCAAAGCATTAAAGCTTCAATCGGAGCTACTCAATCAAGTAAAATTGGTGTAACAAGATTTGAAACAGGAGCTAATGTTATGCAATCAGGCATTGCTTCTATGACTATCAAAAACTACAATGGTATAGATGATTTTAAATTCCAAGATGTAGTGATTTCAACTTCTGTTGGAACTGGACTTGGAGCTTTGGCTGAAGAGATTAACCGTGTGGCTGATAGAACAGGTGTTAGAGCTAGTTTTAATGTGCAAACTGTGGGTGGAGCGGCTGTTCTTAAAGGCTCTACAAGTGATAATTTCTCCATCAATGGTGTAAAAATTGGCAAAATTGATTATGAATCAGGTGATAAAAATGGCTCACTGGTTGCATCTATCAATGCAGTTAAAGACACTACGGGCGTTGAAGCAGCTTTAAATGAAAACGGACAACTTGTTCTTACTTCAAGAGAAGGTAGGGGTATTAAAATTGAAGGTAGTATCGGTGCTGGTTCTGGTATAGCTGCAAATATGTATGAAAACTATGGTCGTCTTTCGCTAATTAAAAACGATGGTAGAGATATAGCTATCTCTGGGACTGGCTTTGGTTTTGAAAATGAAAAACTTGTTTCTCAACAATCAGTATCCTTAAGAGATACTAAAGGACAAATTTCTCAAGAAATCGCTGATGCTATGGGATTTAACTCAAGTAACCGTGTAGGTAGTATCAGAATTGGCGTTAGTTCTATGACGGTACTTGATGGAACAGGTTTAAGTAATGAAAAATCTTTATTACACAGTGCTGGTAGTGGCTTCAGTGCATTTACTATTTCTGGAATTAGTCATTTGGATATGATAGGTCAAGTAATTGACTTGGGTCCAAATCATAGTGATTTTGCTACTGGTATTTCTGCAATTATGAAAATTTCAGGAGGTTCTGGAAATTCTACCTTTGGATTTAGTCATATTAATTCAGCTTTATCAATGGCATCTTTCTCTGTAATGTATGCCACAAGTGGAAATGCCGGAATGTCTTTTTCGGTAGCTATGTCTAAGGATCACGGTGATAAGCTTATAGTAGTTAGTACAGTATCTGGTTGGGGTGCAGGACTTGGAATTTTAAGTGGCGAAACAAGAGCTGAAAACATAGGAACAGAACAAACCGCAGGTGTAACAACTTTGAAAGGTGCTATGGCTGTAATGGATGTAGCAGAAACTGCTATCACAAATCTTGATACCATTAGAGCAGATCTTGGTTCTATACAAAATCAAATTTCAGCAACTATCAATAACATTACCGTAACTCAAGTTAATGTTAAATCAGCTGAATCAACCATCAGAGATGTAGACTTTGCAAGTGAGAGTGCAAATTACTCTAAAGCAAATATCTTAGCTCAAAGTGGATCTTATGCACTAGCTCAAGCTAATGCTTCTCAACAAAATGTATTAAGATTATTACAGTAG
- a CDS encoding flagellin: MAIADSLRTQASTLGQAINNGNDAASILQTADKAMDEQLKILDTIKVKATQAAQDGQSAKTRNMLQADINRLMEELDNIANTTSFNGKQLLSGGFINQEFQIGAQSNQSIKASIGATQSSKIGVTRFETGANVMQSGIASMTIKNYNGIDDFKFQDVVISTSVGTGLGALAEEINRVADRTGVRASFNVQTVGGAAILKGSTSDDFSINGVKIGKIDYESGDKNGSLVNSINAVKDTTGVEAALNENGQLVLTSREGRGIKIEGSIGAGSGIAANMYENYGRLSLVKNDGRDIAISGTGFGFENEKLVSQQSVSLRDTKGQISQEIADAMGFNSSNRVGSIRIGVSSMTVLDGTGLSNEKSLLHSAGSGFSAFTISGISHLDMIGQVIDLGPQHSAFSGGVSALGLEVGNGKGFSFINSALSQLMYSKMYGTLTGAAKFSNAVAMSTGDIQVISTLSAANGLSGLYQHLGLKDGELRIENVGTEQTAGVTTLKGAMAVMDVAETAITNLDTIRADLGSIQNQISATINNITVTQVNVKSAESTIRDVDFASESANYSKANILAQSGSYALAQANASQQNVLRLLQ; this comes from the coding sequence ATGGCTATCGCAGACAGTTTAAGAACTCAAGCTTCTACTTTAGGACAAGCGATTAACAATGGTAATGATGCAGCAAGTATCTTACAAACTGCTGATAAAGCTATGGATGAGCAGTTAAAAATCTTAGATACCATCAAAGTTAAAGCAACTCAAGCAGCACAAGATGGACAAAGTGCTAAAACAAGAAATATGCTTCAAGCTGATATCAATCGTTTGATGGAAGAGCTTGATAACATTGCTAATACTACTTCTTTTAACGGCAAACAACTTCTAAGTGGTGGTTTTATCAATCAAGAATTCCAAATCGGCGCACAATCAAATCAAAGCATTAAAGCTTCAATCGGAGCTACTCAATCAAGTAAAATTGGTGTAACAAGATTTGAAACAGGAGCTAATGTTATGCAATCAGGCATTGCTTCTATGACTATCAAAAACTACAATGGTATAGATGATTTTAAATTCCAAGATGTAGTGATTTCAACTTCTGTTGGAACTGGACTTGGAGCTTTGGCTGAAGAGATTAACCGTGTGGCTGATAGAACAGGTGTTAGAGCTAGTTTTAATGTTCAAACTGTGGGTGGGGCAGCTATTCTTAAAGGCTCTACAAGTGATGATTTCTCCATCAATGGTGTAAAAATTGGCAAAATTGATTATGAATCAGGCGATAAAAACGGTTCTTTAGTAAATTCTATCAATGCAGTTAAAGACACTACGGGCGTTGAAGCAGCTTTAAATGAAAACGGACAACTTGTTCTTACTTCAAGAGAAGGTAGGGGTATTAAAATTGAAGGTAGTATCGGTGCTGGTTCTGGTATAGCTGCAAATATGTATGAAAACTATGGTCGTCTTTCTTTAGTAAAAAACGATGGTAGAGATATAGCTATCTCTGGGACTGGTTTTGGTTTTGAAAATGAAAAACTTGTTTCTCAACAATCAGTATCCTTAAGAGATACTAAAGGACAAATTTCTCAAGAAATCGCTGATGCTATGGGATTTAACTCAAGTAACCGTGTAGGTAGTATCAGAATTGGCGTTAGTTCTATGACGGTACTTGATGGAACAGGTTTAAGTAATGAAAAATCTTTATTACACAGTGCTGGTAGTGGCTTCAGTGCATTTACTATTTCTGGAATTAGTCATTTGGATATGATAGGTCAAGTCATTGATCTTGGACCACAACACAGTGCTTTTAGCGGAGGTGTTAGTGCTTTAGGTCTTGAAGTAGGTAACGGCAAAGGCTTTTCATTTATAAATTCAGCACTATCTCAATTAATGTATTCTAAAATGTATGGAACTCTTACTGGGGCTGCTAAATTTTCAAATGCTGTTGCTATGAGTACAGGGGATATCCAAGTAATCTCTACATTAAGTGCTGCTAATGGTCTTTCTGGCTTATATCAACATCTTGGTTTAAAAGACGGTGAATTAAGAATCGAAAACGTAGGAACAGAACAAACCGCAGGTGTAACAACTTTGAAAGGTGCTATGGCTGTAATGGATGTAGCAGAAACTGCTATCACAAATCTTGATACCATTAGAGCAGATCTTGGTTCTATACAAAATCAAATTTCAGCAACTATCAATAACATTACCGTAACTCAAGTTAATGTTAAATCAGCTGAATCAACCATCAGAGATGTAGACTTTGCAAGTGAGAGTGCAAATTACTCTAAAGCAAATATCTTAGCTCAAAGTGGATCTTATGCACTAGCTCAAGCTAATGCTTCTCAACAAAATGTATTAAGATTATTACAGTAG
- a CDS encoding tyrosine-type recombinase/integrase yields MLNERKIRGLKPKDVKYYVADKDNLLLCIYPSGTKTFFYNYKCTKTLKYKRKSLGKHPLINLKFARNQRNILKKTLLKDISKTTFQTLALEKMQTKQKQVTDKTYQSLLSLLKRFAFVFYGNYEIDKISTLDLLKSFELFRKKGIKESASKFFSILNEIFRFAMMKGLIANNPMNNLSRKDLIIKRHTKHYATLLDKNSIKKLLLSIFSYKGSLEVKVATLMCMLSVQRAFNIRTCKWSELDLKNQIWHIPAFKMKARKNHNISLNSQLIDILKRYKTFASKKYLFSSPNSYDGILGENTMRMMFKSLGYTGDEFTPHGFRAMFSTLAHEYRFKHKISSDIIEQCLAHSELNKVKASYNHALNLKAKAKLMQWWGDYLQSIIAWDEKIDELFTNKSNKNHQNIKDRH; encoded by the coding sequence ATGCTAAATGAAAGAAAAATAAGGGGTTTAAAGCCAAAGGATGTAAAATATTATGTTGCAGATAAGGACAATCTTTTACTCTGCATTTATCCTAGTGGAACAAAAACATTTTTTTACAATTACAAATGCACAAAAACTCTTAAATACAAAAGGAAAAGTCTAGGCAAACATCCATTAATAAATCTTAAATTTGCAAGAAATCAACGCAATATACTTAAAAAGACATTGCTTAAAGATATTTCAAAAACAACATTCCAAACCCTTGCTTTAGAAAAAATGCAAACAAAACAAAAACAAGTTACAGATAAAACTTATCAATCTTTACTAAGCTTGCTTAAGCGTTTTGCTTTTGTTTTTTATGGAAACTATGAAATAGACAAAATTAGCACATTGGATTTATTAAAAAGTTTTGAGCTTTTTAGAAAAAAAGGTATAAAAGAAAGTGCGAGTAAATTTTTTTCTATATTAAATGAAATTTTTCGTTTTGCTATGATGAAAGGACTTATTGCAAATAATCCTATGAATAATCTTTCACGCAAAGATTTAATCATCAAACGCCATACCAAACATTATGCCACTTTATTGGATAAAAATTCCATAAAAAAATTACTGCTTTCTATATTTTCTTATAAAGGAAGTTTGGAAGTTAAAGTCGCAACTCTTATGTGTATGTTAAGTGTTCAAAGAGCATTTAATATCCGCACTTGCAAATGGAGCGAGCTTGATTTGAAAAATCAAATTTGGCATATCCCAGCCTTTAAAATGAAAGCAAGAAAAAATCACAACATTAGCTTAAATTCTCAACTTATCGATATACTAAAACGCTACAAAACTTTTGCTTCCAAAAAATACCTTTTTTCAAGTCCAAACAGTTACGATGGAATTCTTGGAGAAAATACCATGCGTATGATGTTTAAAAGTCTTGGTTATACAGGAGATGAATTTACACCTCACGGTTTTCGTGCAATGTTTAGTACCTTAGCTCACGAGTATCGTTTTAAACATAAAATTTCAAGTGATATTATAGAACAATGTCTTGCACATAGTGAATTAAACAAAGTAAAAGCAAGCTACAATCATGCCTTAAATTTAAAAGCAAAAGCAAAATTAATGCAGTGGTGGGGCGATTATTTACAAAGTATCATTGCGTGGGATGAAAAAATTGATGAATTATTTACAAATAAATCAAACAAAAATCACCAAAATATTAAAGACAGACACTAA
- a CDS encoding motility associated factor glycosyltransferase family protein, translating into MDKELFLKNTQALFEVDQILAYELRKIKQCFSFTLQGNSLENLNIIHLPSKEGVYKNSYKELGGNLSFFKTQYSKYPTLFFYGFGSGALYKSLLANQNHKQIIVFESELEILYLAFHLFDFSKDIKNERLILFYTPNLNIAQLNALLNHKKVKYSIKTYDFHIHSEFYLTHYKNIIQNLNQSLIDIIKFIVLSHGNDPKDSHIGIEHTLKNLKALIFGGVFQHFLKHNRAKSKNAIIVSTGPSLTKQLPLLKEYANKATIFCADSSYPILAKAGIKPDYVLSLERLALTSEFFNNDFGEFDKDILFLITSVAHENTLKYLEKNHRNYMLILRPLLFSSLLKLDDFGYLGVGMSVANMAYELAAALRHENIILIGQDLAYDDLGHSHPKDHIYGEQGDEIRGEIYTIAYGGERKVRTQLSWQLFRQSFEKDILFVKEKLKITTYNCTEGGARIEGSIEKPFKEICENLLNTNLNKPFKNDFRLNSKEAQKIYEKTKKHLLNQVKTSKELIEEMKNKLNVLQSILNETESNLDFKKLKKIELDFQTLATKMKSYGLMSELLQALVFHQECDLLKLKVKPCKNQEEEKEQILLCLKHYHEKFNEFILYMQIQNELIEKYI; encoded by the coding sequence ATGGATAAAGAACTTTTTTTAAAAAACACTCAAGCGCTTTTTGAAGTCGATCAAATTTTAGCCTATGAATTAAGAAAAATCAAACAATGCTTTAGCTTTACATTGCAAGGAAATAGTCTAGAAAATCTTAACATTATCCATCTACCAAGCAAAGAAGGTGTTTATAAAAATTCTTACAAAGAATTGGGCGGGAATTTAAGTTTTTTTAAAACACAATACTCTAAATATCCTACTTTGTTTTTTTATGGCTTTGGTAGCGGTGCGCTTTATAAATCCTTACTTGCAAACCAAAATCACAAGCAAATTATTGTCTTTGAAAGTGAACTTGAAATTTTATATTTGGCTTTTCATTTGTTTGATTTTAGCAAAGATATTAAAAATGAAAGATTGATTCTTTTTTATACCCCCAATTTAAATATCGCTCAGCTAAATGCTTTATTAAATCACAAAAAAGTAAAATACAGCATTAAAACTTATGATTTTCATATCCATAGTGAATTTTATCTGACGCATTATAAAAATATCATTCAAAATCTCAACCAAAGCCTTATAGATATCATTAAATTTATAGTTTTAAGTCACGGAAATGATCCTAAGGACTCGCACATTGGTATCGAGCATACTTTAAAAAATTTAAAAGCCTTGATTTTTGGCGGAGTTTTTCAACACTTTTTAAAACACAACCGTGCAAAATCAAAAAACGCCATCATCGTTTCAACCGGTCCAAGCCTTACAAAACAACTCCCACTTTTAAAAGAATATGCAAATAAAGCTACGATTTTTTGTGCGGATTCTTCTTATCCTATCTTAGCAAAAGCAGGAATAAAACCTGATTATGTTTTAAGCCTTGAAAGACTTGCATTAACGAGTGAATTTTTTAATAATGATTTTGGTGAATTTGATAAGGATATTTTATTTTTAATCACTTCAGTAGCTCATGAAAATACTCTAAAATATCTTGAAAAAAACCACAGAAATTATATGCTGATATTAAGACCTTTGCTTTTCTCTTCACTTTTAAAATTAGATGATTTTGGTTATCTTGGCGTAGGAATGAGCGTTGCAAATATGGCTTATGAATTAGCTGCGGCTTTAAGGCATGAAAATATTATTTTAATCGGACAAGATTTAGCCTATGATGATTTAGGACATTCTCATCCAAAAGATCATATTTATGGCGAACAAGGCGATGAGATACGCGGAGAAATCTACACTATAGCTTATGGTGGCGAAAGAAAGGTAAGAACTCAGCTTTCTTGGCAACTCTTCAGACAAAGTTTTGAAAAAGATATACTTTTTGTTAAAGAAAAATTAAAAATTACCACTTATAATTGCACTGAAGGTGGAGCAAGAATAGAAGGAAGTATAGAAAAGCCTTTCAAGGAAATTTGCGAAAATTTATTAAATACAAATTTAAACAAGCCTTTTAAAAATGATTTTCGCTTAAATTCTAAAGAAGCGCAAAAAATTTACGAAAAAACCAAAAAACACCTTCTTAATCAAGTCAAAACAAGCAAAGAACTTATAGAAGAAATGAAAAACAAGCTTAATGTCTTACAAAGCATTTTAAATGAGACGGAATCAAATTTAGATTTTAAAAAGCTTAAAAAAATAGAACTTGATTTTCAAACCCTAGCCACCAAAATGAAAAGTTATGGACTAATGAGTGAACTTTTACAAGCCCTAGTTTTTCATCAAGAATGTGATCTTTTAAAACTCAAAGTAAAGCCTTGTAAAAATCAAGAAGAAGAAAAGGAGCAGATTTTGCTTTGTTTAAAACATTATCATGAAAAATTCAATGAATTCATTTTATATATGCAAATTCAAAATGAACTCATAGAAAAATATATTTAA
- a CDS encoding motility associated factor glycosyltransferase family protein, with protein MAFTEEQKKYYKKNFNALADTLILKQDLAKLSKSKKFKIIQGQDPLDVNLINTYTRKKIYSDPLMELNSLLATYNEKYALYPILYFYGLGNGVLYKALCQNPKLQHIIIFESDIELIFTSLHLIDLSSEIKDRKINIISPKNNRQQILSIFYNQPFLNFVRVYFLELHSDYYESEHDEIIKLNKDIYHTIKEAVCAHGNDPKDALQGIEQFVYNLPKMLTHPNAKELVNTRKELGKNAIIVSTGPSLTKQLPLLKEYANKATIFCADSSYPILAKAGIKPDYVMMLERTHVTAEFFNHDFGDFDKDIIFITTALVHPKAIEYLEKYNRTYILIEKFLGFESYMEFHSFGYLMMVSSVAHMAYELAMALRCENIIFIGQDLAYAKDGCSHPKDYQNSSTYETNMYEHITTKAYGGEGEVETHFIWNMFRTILEKHILGTPKTTKIYNCTEGGARIEGTIEKPFKEICENLLNVDLNKPFPSLKFPNQNKQNERMLKAYYKIQKSIKNCDKLELFVLEKQQNILKKINQEEFKNLSYENKELAGSVIEDIDVLKSEIEKIHTIYGDLNEILQPLYHQFELNLAKIYVLNPLTEEDWVNKTLFWIKEHLDWIIYVLIHLKAQKEALQNNVSPLENELLQRNFGNLLNKIKRN; from the coding sequence ATGGCTTTCACAGAAGAACAAAAAAAGTATTATAAAAAAAACTTCAACGCCTTAGCCGATACACTTATTCTTAAACAAGATCTTGCAAAGCTTTCTAAAAGTAAAAAATTTAAAATCATACAAGGTCAAGATCCACTTGATGTTAATCTCATAAACACCTACACTCGCAAAAAAATTTATAGCGATCCTTTAATGGAATTAAATTCCTTACTTGCAACCTATAATGAAAAATATGCTTTATATCCTATACTTTATTTTTATGGTTTGGGCAATGGTGTGCTTTATAAGGCTCTTTGTCAAAATCCAAAATTACAGCACATCATCATCTTTGAAAGCGATATAGAACTCATTTTTACAAGCTTACATTTAATCGACTTATCTAGTGAAATCAAAGATAGAAAAATTAACATCATATCACCAAAAAATAACAGACAACAAATTCTTTCAATCTTTTATAATCAACCTTTTTTAAATTTTGTAAGAGTATATTTTTTAGAACTTCATAGCGATTATTATGAGAGTGAACACGATGAGATTATAAAGCTAAATAAAGATATATATCACACCATTAAAGAAGCAGTATGTGCACATGGAAATGATCCAAAAGATGCTTTACAAGGTATAGAACAATTTGTTTATAATCTACCAAAAATGCTTACTCATCCCAATGCTAAAGAGTTGGTTAATACAAGAAAAGAACTTGGCAAAAATGCTATCATCGTTTCAACCGGTCCAAGCCTTACAAAACAACTCCCACTTTTAAAAGAATATGCAAATAAAGCCACTATTTTTTGTGCGGATTCTTCTTATCCTATCTTAGCAAAAGCAGGAATAAAACCTGATTATGTAATGATGCTTGAAAGAACACATGTAACAGCTGAATTTTTTAATCACGATTTTGGTGATTTTGATAAGGATATTATTTTTATTACTACCGCCTTAGTGCATCCAAAAGCTATTGAGTATTTAGAAAAATATAATAGAACTTATATTTTAATCGAGAAATTCCTTGGTTTTGAAAGCTATATGGAATTTCATTCTTTTGGTTATTTGATGATGGTTTCAAGTGTTGCACATATGGCTTATGAGTTAGCTATGGCTTTAAGATGCGAAAACATCATCTTCATAGGACAAGACTTAGCCTATGCAAAAGATGGCTGCTCTCACCCAAAAGACTATCAAAATTCATCAACTTATGAAACAAATATGTATGAACATATTACAACCAAAGCTTACGGCGGGGAAGGTGAAGTCGAAACTCATTTTATATGGAATATGTTTCGCACCATTTTAGAAAAGCACATTCTTGGCACTCCAAAAACTACTAAAATTTATAATTGCACTGAAGGTGGAGCAAGAATAGAAGGAACCATAGAAAAGCCCTTTAAAGAAATTTGTGAAAATTTGTTAAATGTGGATTTAAATAAACCATTTCCAAGTCTTAAATTTCCAAACCAAAATAAGCAAAATGAAAGAATGTTAAAAGCTTATTACAAAATTCAAAAAAGCATTAAAAACTGCGATAAATTAGAGCTTTTTGTCTTAGAAAAACAACAAAATATCCTAAAAAAGATCAACCAAGAAGAATTTAAAAATTTAAGCTATGAAAACAAAGAACTTGCTGGGAGTGTCATTGAAGATATTGATGTGCTAAAAAGTGAAATAGAAAAAATTCATACTATTTATGGAGATTTAAATGAAATTTTACAACCCTTATACCATCAATTTGAGCTAAATTTAGCAAAAATTTATGTTTTAAACCCACTCACAGAAGAAGATTGGGTCAACAAAACCTTATTTTGGATCAAAGAGCATTTAGACTGGATCATTTATGTTTTAATACACCTTAAAGCGCAAAAAGAAGCTTTGCAAAACAATGTCTCGCCTTTGGAAAATGAACTTTTGCAAAGAAATTTTGGAAATTTACTTAATAAAATCAAAAGGAATTAA
- a CDS encoding 6-hydroxymethylpterin diphosphokinase MptE-like protein, with protein sequence MMKTTDIFEKNLLSLCGKEYESLVKKLKKIKESKKFFPLLDAKDPLNLNIIEKSTKEKIYQNPLKELESKITFIQEKYLKYPVLFFYGIGNGFLYKALLQNPNFKRIIVFEKEIELIFLALNLADFTQELVKGRLIIILSSEMNDAKASSLFSLPELNLLFRSYFLDLHSDFYEKYSKDIIKINNINKNIIIHSSLKQGNDPKDALQGVDQFVRHIPYMITHPTLNELIKKRYKKAKTAIIVATGPSLQKQIPLLKKYHKKASIFCLDASYSILHENDIKPDYVLSLERVIATSEFFNNNFGEFDKDILFILLALTHPQTIKYLESNKRSYILTPRALPFSQNMKHLKAFSSLNGMSVAHMALILAYRLGHENVILIGQDLAFGKDGASHSKGYGRGEELAKKETQALPQTKVKAYGGKGLVKTTKIWELFIRVFETLTTTINAQKICTIYNATEGGARIGGTIEKPFKELCDDLLDKDLKKPLTKVKKLSKEDQNALLLKSYKQIKTFISRSEKIAKDLRKTGKQIRNLTKDIKQKYKFEQISQNIDEIKTKLASSNYAYLAEVLGPSVYHAESSLGELYLQNMSNESDRQNKLIAWIYAHEAWIDEVHNLIVLQNGVLKSAIIPLRDMVEKRNLV encoded by the coding sequence ATGATGAAAACAACAGATATTTTTGAAAAAAATCTCCTTTCTCTTTGCGGAAAAGAATACGAAAGCTTAGTTAAAAAACTTAAAAAAATCAAAGAAAGCAAAAAATTTTTCCCACTTCTTGATGCTAAAGATCCACTGAATTTAAATATTATAGAAAAATCTACTAAGGAAAAAATTTATCAAAATCCCTTAAAAGAGCTAGAAAGCAAAATCACTTTCATTCAAGAAAAATACCTTAAATACCCTGTTTTATTTTTCTATGGCATAGGTAATGGCTTTTTATATAAAGCCTTATTGCAAAACCCAAATTTCAAACGCATTATTGTTTTCGAAAAAGAAATTGAACTCATTTTTCTTGCTTTAAATTTAGCCGATTTCACTCAAGAACTGGTTAAAGGAAGATTGATCATTATTTTAAGTAGCGAAATGAATGACGCCAAAGCAAGCTCTTTGTTTTCTTTACCTGAGTTAAATTTACTGTTTAGGTCTTATTTTTTAGATTTGCATTCAGATTTTTATGAAAAATACTCAAAAGATATTATTAAAATCAACAATATTAATAAAAATATTATCATTCATTCATCTTTAAAACAAGGCAATGATCCAAAAGATGCTTTACAAGGCGTGGATCAATTTGTAAGACACATACCTTATATGATCACCCATCCAACCCTTAACGAACTCATAAAAAAAAGATACAAAAAGGCAAAAACTGCTATCATTGTAGCCACAGGTCCAAGCCTTCAAAAACAAATTCCACTTCTTAAAAAATATCATAAAAAAGCCAGCATTTTTTGCCTTGATGCATCTTATTCTATCTTACACGAAAATGATATCAAACCTGATTATGTTTTAAGCCTTGAAAGAGTAATAGCAACAAGCGAATTTTTTAATAACAATTTTGGTGAATTTGACAAGGATATATTATTTATCCTTTTAGCACTTACTCATCCACAAACCATTAAATATCTAGAATCAAACAAAAGATCTTATATACTTACACCAAGAGCCTTACCTTTCTCGCAAAATATGAAACATTTAAAAGCTTTCTCTTCGCTAAATGGAATGAGCGTGGCACATATGGCCTTAATCTTGGCCTATCGTTTAGGGCATGAAAATGTGATTTTAATCGGACAAGATTTAGCTTTTGGAAAAGATGGTGCTTCGCATTCAAAAGGCTATGGTAGAGGTGAAGAACTTGCCAAAAAAGAAACACAAGCCTTACCACAAACCAAAGTAAAGGCTTATGGGGGCAAGGGTTTAGTCAAAACGACAAAAATTTGGGAGCTTTTCATTAGGGTTTTTGAAACCTTAACTACAACCATCAACGCACAAAAAATTTGCACTATTTATAACGCTACTGAAGGTGGGGCAAGGATAGGTGGAACTATAGAAAAACCTTTTAAGGAACTTTGCGATGATTTATTGGATAAAGATCTTAAAAAACCTTTAACGAAAGTAAAAAAACTAAGTAAAGAAGATCAAAATGCCCTACTTTTAAAATCTTACAAACAAATCAAAACTTTCATATCAAGAAGTGAAAAAATCGCAAAAGATCTTAGAAAGACTGGAAAGCAAATTAGAAATTTAACCAAAGACATTAAGCAAAAATACAAATTTGAACAAATCAGCCAAAATATCGATGAAATCAAAACCAAGCTCGCAAGTAGTAATTACGCTTATTTAGCTGAAGTTTTAGGACCAAGCGTTTATCATGCAGAAAGCTCTTTAGGGGAACTTTACTTGCAAAATATGAGTAATGAAAGCGATAGGCAGAATAAGCTCATCGCTTGGATTTATGCACATGAGGCGTGGATTGATGAAGTGCATAATTTAATCGTCTTGCAAAACGGTGTTTTAAAAAGCGCCATCATACCTTTAAGAGATATGGTAGAAAAAAGAAATTTAGTTTAA